A window of the Procambarus clarkii isolate CNS0578487 chromosome 19, FALCON_Pclarkii_2.0, whole genome shotgun sequence genome harbors these coding sequences:
- the LOC138366332 gene encoding uncharacterized protein, translating to MTSSMYKETKSLNTKCRTASFDDLMKYLSGGRVGGGPGGRVGGGRVGGGPGGRVGGGRVGGGPGGRVGGGRVGGGPGGRVGGDPGGRVGGGPGGQEGGGPGGQEGGGPGGQEGGGPGGQEGGGPGGQEGGGPGGQEGGGPGGQEGGGPGGQEGGGPGGQEGGGPGGQEGGGPGGQEGGGPGGQEGGGPGGQEGGGPGGQEGDGNIRFSKFHDLFLTD from the coding sequence ATGACTTCATCAATGTATAAAGAAACCAAATCCCTCAACACCAAATGTCGGACAGCTTCTTTTGATGACCTCATGAAATATTTGAGTGGTGGCCGtgtgggtggtggccctggtgggcgCGTGGGTGGTGGCCGtgtgggtggtggccctggtgggcgCGTGGGTGGTGGCCGtgtgggtggtggccctggtgggcgtgtgggtggtggccgtgtgggtggtggccctggtgggcgtgtgggtggtgaccctggtggccgtgtgggtggtggccctggtggccaaGAGGGTGGTGGCCCCGGTGGCCAagagggtggtggccctggtggccaagagggtggtggccctggtggccaagagggtggtggccctggtggccaaGAGGGTGGTGGCCCCGGTGGCCAagagggtggtggccctggtggccaaGAGGGTGGTGGCCCCGGTGGCCAagagggtggtggccctggtggccaagagggtggtggccctggtggccaagagggtggtggccctggtggccaagagggtggtggccctggtggccaagagggtggtggccctggtggccaaGAGGGTGGTGGACCTGGTGGCCAAGAGGGTGATGGCAATATAAGGTTCTCAAAGTTCCATGACTTGTTCCTCACAGATTGA